The following proteins are encoded in a genomic region of Thalassophryne amazonica chromosome 5, fThaAma1.1, whole genome shotgun sequence:
- the LOC117509701 gene encoding LOW QUALITY PROTEIN: probable dimethyladenosine transferase (The sequence of the model RefSeq protein was modified relative to this genomic sequence to represent the inferred CDS: substituted 1 base at 1 genomic stop codon) — protein MTLSLAYSLAVYTAALRPADVVLEVGPGTGNMTVKLLEKAKRVVACELDCRLVAELQKRVQCTPMQNKLQILVGDVLKTDLPFFDICVANLPFQISSPFVFKLLLHRPFFRCAVLMFQREFAMRLVAKPGDKLYCRLSINTQLLARVNHLMKVGKNNFXPPPKVESSVVRIEPKNPPPPVNFQEWDGLVRIAFVRKNKTLGAAFKSSAVEQLLEKKYRIHCSVHNVEVPADFSITKKIESILQEADFNDKRARSMDIDDFMVLLHAFNSAGIHFS, from the exons ATGACGTTGTCTTTAGCGTACAGTCTGGCTGTATATACT GCAGCTTTGAGACCGGCAGATGTGGTTCTGGAGGTGGGACCTGGAACGGGAAACATGACAGTGAAGCTGCTGGAGAAAGCCAAAAGG GTGGTAGCCTGCGAGCTGGACTGCCGCTTAGTGGCTGAACTTCAGAAAAGAGTACAGTGCAC ACCCATGCAGAACAAACTTCAGATATTAGTTGGGGATGTCCTAAAAACTGATCTGCCCTTTTTTGACATTTGTGTGGCAAATTTACCTTTCCAG ATTTCATCACCTTTTGTCTTCAAGCTCTTGCTGCACCGACCTTTCTTCAG GTGTGCTGTCTTGATGTTCCAGAGGGAGTTTGCCATGCGGCTGGTTGCCAAACCTGGAGACAAACTGTACTGTAGACTCTCTatcaacacacagctgctggcTCGCGTGAACCATCTAATGAAA GTAGGGAAAAATAATTTCTGACCTCCTCCTAAAGTGGAGTCGAGTGTTGTCAGGATTGAACCAAAAAATCCTCCTCCTCCAGTGAACTTCCAG GAGTGGGACGGCCTGGTCAGAATAGCCTTTGTGAGGAAAAATAAAACACTCGGTGCCGCTTTCAA GTCTTCTGCAGTCGAGCAGCTGCTGGAAAAGAAGTACAGAATTCACTGTTCTGTGCACAATGTG GAAGTCCCAGCCGACTTCAGCATCACAAAGAAGATTGAGAGCATTCTCCAGGAGGCAGATTTCAATGACAAGAGAGCCAGATCCATGGACATTGATGACTTCATGGT ATTGCTCCATGCATTCAACTCTGCAGGAATCCACTTTTCTTAA